A region from the Wansuia hejianensis genome encodes:
- the upp gene encoding uracil phosphoribosyltransferase — translation MAKTIIMDHPLIQHKIGIIRREDTSSKEFREMIGEVAMLMCYEAARELPLEDVEITTPICQTTVKKLVGKKMAVVPILRAGLGMVEGMLTIIPAAKVGHIGLYRDPETLEPVEYYCKLPSDIASREVFVTDPMLATGGSATAAITMLKEKGAKKIHFMCIIAAPEGIKKMHEMHPDVDLFIGALDDHLNDHGYIVPGLGDAGDRIFGTK, via the coding sequence ATGGCAAAGACAATTATTATGGACCACCCGTTAATCCAGCACAAGATCGGAATCATCCGCCGGGAAGATACTAGTTCAAAGGAATTCCGGGAGATGATCGGAGAGGTGGCCATGCTGATGTGTTATGAGGCCGCCAGAGAGCTTCCTCTGGAGGATGTGGAAATTACCACTCCAATCTGCCAGACCACCGTCAAGAAGTTGGTAGGCAAGAAAATGGCGGTAGTGCCTATTCTGCGCGCCGGCCTGGGAATGGTTGAAGGTATGCTGACGATCATACCGGCCGCCAAAGTAGGCCACATTGGTTTGTACCGTGATCCGGAAACGCTGGAGCCAGTGGAGTATTACTGCAAGCTTCCTTCTGATATAGCCAGCCGCGAGGTGTTCGTGACAGATCCCATGCTGGCAACCGGCGGTTCTGCCACGGCCGCTATTACCATGCTGAAGGAAAAGGGGGCCAAGAAGATTCATTTCATGTGTATCATAGCGGCTCCTGAGGGTATTAAGAAAATGCATGAGATGCATCCGGACGTGGATCTGTTCATTGGGGCGCTGGACGACCATCTGAACGATCACGGATATATTGTGCCGGGACTGGGTGACGCGGGAGACCGCATTTTCGGAACGAAATAG
- a CDS encoding N-acetylmuramoyl-L-alanine amidase, translating into MKKRRWLELCMAVLLLGGVYFLSGKGAQLVNAQKSGAKVVVLDAGHGGDDPGKIGVNQVNEKDVNLVIADKVKKELEAKGITVVMTREEDKGLYEEGAKNHKVQDLQNRVELIHKAAPACAVSIHQNSYPEEYVKGAQVFYYTDSAEGKRLAECLQDTLVSEVDPDNHRQAKGNTSYYLLKKTDVPIAIVECGFLSNWEEAELLNDSGYQDQLAKAVCHGIESYLEGEK; encoded by the coding sequence TTGAAAAAAAGAAGATGGTTGGAGCTTTGTATGGCTGTGCTGTTGCTGGGAGGCGTGTACTTCCTGTCCGGTAAAGGTGCTCAGCTGGTGAACGCACAGAAAAGTGGTGCAAAAGTGGTCGTGTTGGATGCGGGGCACGGCGGAGATGATCCGGGAAAGATCGGCGTGAATCAGGTGAACGAAAAAGATGTTAACCTGGTGATTGCAGACAAGGTAAAAAAAGAGCTGGAAGCAAAAGGGATTACCGTAGTCATGACGAGGGAAGAGGATAAAGGCCTGTATGAAGAGGGAGCCAAAAACCATAAGGTTCAGGATTTGCAGAACCGGGTGGAACTAATACATAAAGCAGCTCCCGCATGCGCTGTCAGCATCCATCAGAACAGCTATCCGGAGGAATATGTGAAGGGGGCGCAGGTCTTTTATTACACAGATTCGGCAGAGGGGAAAAGGCTGGCCGAATGCCTGCAGGACACTCTGGTGAGCGAGGTGGACCCGGATAATCACCGTCAGGCGAAGGGAAACACCAGTTACTATCTGTTGAAAAAGACAGATGTGCCCATCGCGATTGTGGAATGCGGCTTTCTGAGCAACTGGGAGGAGGCGGAGCTTTTGAACGACAGCGGCTACCAGGATCAGCTGGCGAAGGCTGTCTGCCATGGGATTGAGAGCTATCTGGAGGGGGAGAAATAG
- a CDS encoding glycosyl hydrolase family 18 protein: MHRNKSPLPVVICLVIVAAIVGIGGFFINRYSPTGKKMNKSEYYGLSSGDQAALIVNDEVLEEKGLVIDGEVYVDYMTVWNYLNSGYYWEAGASQLLLTLPAGTNTWVPGDGSGAVILGEDGVPYISAACIRENSDIDMEILEEPYRVVARTSWSGVTAGTMTEDTKVRYRGGLKSEILTEVKKGDTIVFLEDLQDWCRVSTADGYVGYVQSSTFMKNSEAGLPHTADARFQFQRISLDHKINLGWHYVDSLEGNSYLGERIAEAAGLNTISPTWFSLADEQGSLVSYADKAYVDQAHAAGLQVWGMLGDVNGSPVKTGDVLAGASARANIIQQLMQIATDCGMDGINVDFESIREDSAPQYLQFLKELCVAAHAQNLVVSTDNFVPTYTKYYKRAEQAKTVDYLIIMGYDEHTASSEEIGSVASLPFVEQGIQDTLKEVPAGQVINAIPFYTRSWVETFGTSVPESQALGMDAAAAFVEEHGIVTAWDASVGQNVGSVEDGSARYSIWLEDEQSVEAKMKLIAQYDLAGVAGWRLGFERASVWNIIAQYLAV; encoded by the coding sequence ATGCATAGAAATAAATCGCCGCTGCCGGTTGTCATTTGTCTGGTTATTGTTGCGGCAATCGTAGGGATTGGTGGATTTTTTATCAATCGTTATTCGCCTACGGGAAAAAAGATGAATAAGAGTGAATATTATGGCCTGTCTTCCGGAGATCAGGCAGCTTTGATTGTTAATGATGAAGTGCTGGAAGAAAAAGGGCTGGTGATAGACGGAGAAGTATATGTTGATTATATGACAGTCTGGAATTATCTGAATAGTGGTTATTATTGGGAAGCAGGAGCTTCCCAGCTGCTGCTCACATTGCCGGCGGGGACAAATACCTGGGTGCCGGGAGACGGGAGCGGTGCGGTGATTCTGGGTGAGGACGGTGTGCCTTATATTTCTGCTGCCTGTATCAGAGAGAATTCGGATATAGATATGGAGATCCTGGAAGAGCCATACCGGGTCGTGGCCAGAACTTCCTGGAGCGGGGTGACTGCCGGGACTATGACAGAGGATACCAAGGTCCGGTACAGAGGAGGGCTCAAAAGTGAGATTCTGACGGAGGTGAAGAAAGGGGATACGATCGTATTCCTGGAGGATCTGCAGGACTGGTGCCGTGTGTCTACTGCTGACGGCTATGTGGGTTATGTGCAGAGCAGCACCTTTATGAAGAACAGCGAGGCCGGTCTTCCCCATACGGCGGATGCGCGGTTCCAGTTCCAGAGAATTTCTCTGGATCATAAAATAAACCTTGGCTGGCATTATGTGGATTCCCTGGAGGGAAACAGCTATCTGGGCGAGCGCATCGCGGAAGCAGCGGGTCTGAATACCATATCGCCCACCTGGTTTTCTCTGGCAGATGAACAGGGGAGTCTGGTTTCCTACGCTGATAAGGCATATGTGGATCAGGCCCACGCCGCAGGGCTTCAGGTATGGGGAATGCTGGGCGATGTGAATGGAAGTCCGGTAAAGACGGGAGATGTGCTGGCCGGCGCGTCTGCCAGAGCCAATATCATTCAGCAGCTGATGCAGATTGCGACGGATTGTGGAATGGATGGCATTAATGTAGATTTTGAATCCATCAGGGAGGACAGCGCGCCTCAGTATCTCCAGTTTCTCAAGGAGCTGTGCGTGGCAGCCCATGCGCAGAACCTGGTGGTTTCTACAGATAATTTTGTCCCGACCTATACGAAGTATTATAAGCGCGCTGAACAGGCGAAGACAGTCGATTATTTGATTATCATGGGATATGATGAACATACGGCATCTTCGGAAGAGATCGGTTCGGTAGCGTCCCTGCCGTTCGTAGAACAGGGAATTCAGGATACGCTGAAGGAGGTTCCCGCGGGGCAGGTGATCAATGCAATTCCATTCTATACCAGGAGCTGGGTAGAGACCTTTGGCACTTCTGTGCCGGAGAGCCAGGCTCTGGGCATGGATGCTGCAGCTGCCTTTGTGGAAGAGCATGGGATTGTCACCGCATGGGATGCCTCTGTGGGACAGAATGTGGGAAGTGTGGAAGACGGCAGCGCGCGGTACAGCATCTGGCTGGAGGATGAGCAGTCTGTAGAAGCGAAGATGAAGCTCATTGCCCAATACGATCTGGCAGGTGTGGCGGGATGGCGGCTTGGATTTGAACGGGCATCCGTCTGGAATATAATTGCGCAATATCTGGCGGTATAG
- a CDS encoding arsenate reductase/protein-tyrosine-phosphatase family protein has protein sequence MKKYDKLIFVDSDDTDRAPMASAIMQKKYLLSPLKVCSRGLVVLFPEPVNQKAEAVLVSNGLTAKEHAATQLSQEDISGKVLLLTMEEAQKEKIRTGYTNALNVYTIAEYTGVSEDVAPLYGAPLSAYGKCYETLEALINRLVIQLNEEELKK, from the coding sequence GTGAAAAAATACGACAAATTAATATTCGTGGATTCTGATGATACGGACAGAGCTCCGATGGCATCAGCGATCATGCAGAAAAAATATCTGTTGTCACCGCTGAAGGTCTGCTCCAGGGGTCTTGTGGTCCTTTTCCCAGAGCCGGTTAACCAGAAGGCGGAAGCAGTTCTGGTCAGCAACGGGCTGACGGCAAAAGAGCATGCGGCTACCCAGCTGTCCCAGGAAGATATCAGCGGGAAGGTGCTGCTTCTGACGATGGAAGAAGCACAGAAGGAAAAAATCCGGACAGGCTATACAAACGCGCTGAACGTGTATACGATTGCGGAATATACAGGAGTGAGTGAGGATGTGGCCCCGTTGTACGGAGCGCCGCTGTCCGCTTATGGAAAGTGCTATGAAACCCTGGAAGCTCTGATCAACAGGCTGGTGATACAATTAAATGAGGAGGAACTGAAAAAATGA
- a CDS encoding L-threonylcarbamoyladenylate synthase gives MKAKMVQMTEKQLDMDALREAGEILKRGGLVAFPTETVYGLGGNALDPEASRKIYAAKGRPSDNPLIVHIAGMEDLPAIVSEIPEKAEKLAEAFWPGPLTMIFSKSDKVPYETTGGLDSVAVRLPSNRIAQALIRQAGGYVAAPSANTSGRPSPTLAVHVQEDLEDRIDMIIDGGQVDIGLESTIVDFTEDPPVVLRPGYLNRSMLEEVLGEVRIDPGILSADSRVRPKAPGMRYKHYAPKADLAVVEGPEQDVPGKIRELVHEKIDAGYKTGVICTSETRGEYPEGIIYSIGCRAEEESIARHLYEVLRRFDEDGVEYIYSESFYTPRMGQAIMNRLLKAAGHEIVEIQ, from the coding sequence ATGAAAGCAAAAATGGTTCAGATGACTGAGAAGCAGCTGGATATGGATGCGTTGCGGGAAGCAGGAGAGATCCTGAAGAGGGGCGGCCTGGTGGCTTTTCCTACTGAGACGGTCTACGGCTTGGGCGGGAACGCTCTGGATCCGGAGGCCTCCAGAAAAATATATGCGGCGAAGGGAAGGCCCTCTGATAATCCCCTGATCGTTCACATCGCCGGGATGGAGGATCTCCCGGCGATTGTCAGTGAGATTCCGGAAAAGGCGGAAAAGCTGGCAGAAGCTTTCTGGCCGGGGCCGCTGACCATGATTTTTAGCAAGAGTGATAAAGTACCTTATGAGACCACGGGAGGTCTGGACAGCGTGGCAGTCCGTCTCCCGAGCAACCGAATTGCGCAGGCGCTGATTCGGCAGGCGGGAGGATATGTTGCGGCGCCCAGCGCTAATACATCCGGAAGGCCCAGCCCGACGCTGGCTGTCCATGTGCAGGAGGATCTGGAAGACCGGATAGATATGATCATAGACGGCGGACAGGTCGACATCGGTCTGGAATCTACCATTGTAGATTTTACTGAAGACCCTCCGGTGGTTCTGCGGCCGGGCTATCTGAACCGCTCCATGCTGGAAGAGGTGCTGGGAGAAGTGAGGATAGATCCCGGCATACTGTCAGCGGACAGCAGGGTCCGTCCGAAGGCTCCGGGAATGCGGTATAAGCATTATGCCCCGAAAGCGGATCTGGCGGTTGTGGAGGGGCCGGAGCAGGATGTCCCCGGGAAGATCAGAGAGCTCGTTCATGAGAAAATAGACGCTGGTTATAAGACTGGCGTTATTTGCACGTCCGAGACCAGAGGGGAATATCCGGAGGGAATCATATACAGTATTGGGTGCAGAGCCGAGGAAGAGAGCATCGCGCGCCATTTATATGAGGTTTTGCGCAGATTTGATGAAGACGGCGTAGAATATATATATTCAGAATCTTTTTACACACCTCGGATGGGACAGGCGATCATGAATCGCCTTCTGAAGGCGGCAGGACATGAGATAGTCGAGATACAGTGA
- the rpiB gene encoding ribose 5-phosphate isomerase B, with protein MIGLGCDHGGYELMQEVKKHLDKRGIPYQDFGCYSRDSVDYPDYARQVGHAVQEGSCEKGILICGTGIGISITANKMPGIRAALCSDCFSAEATRLHNDANILAMGGRVVGAGLALKIVDTFLDTPFSEEERHKRRIYKIEHPET; from the coding sequence ATGATCGGTTTGGGATGTGACCACGGCGGTTACGAGTTAATGCAGGAAGTGAAAAAGCATCTGGATAAGAGAGGGATCCCATATCAGGATTTTGGATGTTACAGCAGGGATTCGGTGGATTATCCGGATTATGCGCGGCAGGTAGGGCATGCGGTACAGGAGGGAAGCTGCGAAAAGGGCATCCTGATCTGCGGAACGGGAATCGGCATCTCCATCACGGCCAATAAAATGCCAGGAATCCGTGCCGCACTGTGCAGCGACTGTTTTTCTGCAGAAGCGACACGGCTGCATAACGATGCGAATATTCTGGCCATGGGCGGACGCGTGGTAGGAGCCGGCCTGGCGCTGAAGATAGTGGATACCTTTCTTGACACTCCTTTTTCAGAGGAAGAACGTCATAAGAGAAGAATTTATAAAATTGAACATCCGGAAACATAA
- a CDS encoding deoxycytidylate deaminase: MNDKRKDYITWDEYFMAVAKLAGMRSKDPNSQVGACIVSADNKILSMGYNGFPMGCSDDEFPWGRDDEDPLKTKYVYVTHSELNAILNYRGGSLEGAKLYVSLFPCNECAKAIIQAGIKTVIYDSDKYDGTPAVMASKMMFQAAGVQFKKYTPTDRKIEITV, from the coding sequence ATGAATGATAAGCGCAAAGACTATATAACCTGGGACGAATACTTTATGGCTGTTGCAAAGCTGGCCGGAATGAGGTCGAAAGATCCGAATTCACAGGTGGGGGCCTGTATTGTCAGCGCTGACAACAAAATACTTTCCATGGGATATAACGGATTTCCTATGGGCTGCTCGGATGATGAATTTCCCTGGGGAAGGGACGATGAAGACCCGCTGAAGACGAAATACGTCTACGTAACCCACAGTGAGCTGAACGCGATCCTGAATTACCGGGGAGGAAGCCTGGAGGGGGCAAAGCTCTATGTATCCCTGTTTCCATGCAACGAGTGCGCAAAGGCCATCATCCAGGCGGGAATCAAAACGGTAATCTATGACAGCGATAAATACGACGGGACTCCGGCGGTAATGGCTTCTAAAATGATGTTCCAGGCAGCGGGGGTGCAGTTCAAGAAATATACGCCGACGGACCGGAAAATTGAAATTACGGTATGA
- a CDS encoding coiled-coil domain-containing protein produces the protein MAGNGNEEMFKTTLMGGFDKDDVLRQVQKMKDEAYAEKSKLLLVLKGKDKKIAELTNRMALKEAEIERLERDIREKYQSYIDNYEMISQLVFDAKVRSDRMISEAKAESERILGEAQATAQKCLDSVQHEVDDKLSEGKKKYVAVQEELNDIVELINQVQRRFMQSYKSVHAIVSTMPESLQDLEDEMEEDLIQSQPLEAIEDSLDEEDSLEDQAQLDEKLADLLHDEEE, from the coding sequence ATGGCTGGCAATGGGAATGAAGAGATGTTCAAGACAACGCTGATGGGTGGATTTGACAAGGACGATGTCCTTCGTCAAGTTCAGAAGATGAAAGACGAAGCATATGCAGAGAAGAGTAAGCTGCTGCTGGTATTGAAGGGCAAGGACAAGAAAATAGCCGAACTGACCAATAGAATGGCGTTGAAGGAGGCCGAGATAGAACGTCTGGAGAGGGATATTCGGGAGAAATACCAGTCCTATATAGATAACTATGAGATGATCAGCCAACTGGTTTTTGACGCAAAGGTGCGGTCGGACCGCATGATCAGTGAGGCAAAGGCGGAGAGCGAGAGGATTCTCGGGGAGGCCCAGGCTACTGCCCAGAAGTGCCTGGATTCCGTTCAGCATGAGGTTGATGATAAATTATCCGAGGGCAAGAAAAAATATGTGGCCGTCCAGGAAGAACTAAATGACATTGTAGAACTGATTAACCAGGTACAGCGCCGCTTTATGCAGTCCTACAAGTCAGTTCATGCCATTGTCAGCACTATGCCGGAATCCCTTCAGGATCTGGAGGATGAGATGGAGGAGGATCTGATCCAATCCCAGCCCCTTGAGGCAATAGAGGACAGCCTGGATGAGGAAGACAGCCTGGAGGACCAGGCCCAGCTGGACGAGAAGCTTGCGGATCTCCTGCATGATGAGGAGGAATGA